A stretch of the Mesorhizobium huakuii genome encodes the following:
- a CDS encoding Lrp/AsnC family transcriptional regulator → MLSEAEQALLSLLRSNARASTAELARQLGVSRTTVQSRIERLEQRGIISGYGVKLSADYEQGLVKAHVLLTVTPKLADKVVRALQALPPVRTLHSVSGNFDMIVIVDAPSIRDLDALLDQIGAMDGVERTSSSIILSTRIDR, encoded by the coding sequence ATGCTCAGTGAAGCCGAACAGGCGCTGCTTTCCCTGCTGCGTTCCAACGCGCGCGCCTCGACGGCGGAACTGGCGCGGCAGCTGGGTGTGTCGCGCACCACGGTGCAGAGCCGGATCGAGCGGCTGGAACAGCGCGGCATCATATCGGGCTACGGCGTCAAGCTCTCTGCGGACTATGAGCAGGGGCTGGTCAAGGCGCATGTGCTGCTGACCGTGACGCCCAAGCTCGCCGACAAGGTGGTGCGGGCTCTGCAGGCGCTGCCGCCGGTCAGGACGCTGCACTCCGTCAGCGGCAATTTCGACATGATCGTCATCGTCGACGCGCCGTCGATCCGCGACCTCGACGCGCTGCTCGACCAGATCGGCGCCATGGACGGGGTCGAGCGGACCTCGTCATCGATCATCCTGTCGACGCGCATCGATCGGTGA
- a CDS encoding saccharopine dehydrogenase family protein codes for MNNIVIVGAGKIGSTIAGMLAATGDYRVTLVDRSAAQLAAAEVPAGVETLELDIAAPGTLEAALAGKFAVLSAAPFHLTTRIAEAAASAGVHYLDLTEDVVSTRRVKELARSGKSAFIPQCGLAPGFISIVANDLASRFDTLESVRMRVGALPQYPSNALNYNLTWSTDGVINEYCEPCEAIVEGELIEVPPLEEREEFSLDGVTYEAFNTSGGLGTLAETLKGKVRTLNYRTIRYPGHAAIMKALLNDLGLRHRRDVLKDIFESALPATLQDVVIVFVTVSGRRNGRLLQETYANKIYSQRVGNQVRSAIQITTASGICAVLDMLADGSLPATGFVKQEDIALDAFLANRFGRAYAQHEMVSRLAS; via the coding sequence ATGAACAACATCGTTATCGTCGGCGCCGGCAAGATCGGCTCGACCATCGCCGGGATGCTCGCCGCAACGGGCGACTACCGCGTCACCCTCGTCGACCGCTCGGCGGCTCAGCTCGCCGCGGCCGAAGTGCCCGCCGGCGTCGAGACGCTTGAACTCGACATTGCCGCTCCCGGCACGCTTGAGGCAGCCTTGGCCGGCAAGTTCGCGGTGCTCAGCGCCGCCCCCTTCCACCTCACCACGCGCATCGCTGAAGCAGCGGCCAGCGCCGGCGTCCACTATCTCGACCTGACCGAGGATGTCGTCTCGACCCGGCGCGTCAAGGAGCTGGCGCGTTCGGGCAAGAGCGCCTTCATCCCGCAATGCGGGCTGGCCCCGGGTTTCATCTCGATCGTCGCCAACGATCTCGCCAGCCGCTTCGACACGCTGGAAAGCGTGCGCATGCGCGTCGGCGCGCTGCCGCAATACCCGTCCAACGCACTGAACTACAACCTCACCTGGAGCACCGACGGCGTCATCAACGAATACTGCGAACCCTGCGAGGCGATCGTCGAGGGCGAGCTGATCGAAGTGCCGCCACTGGAGGAGCGCGAGGAATTCTCGCTCGACGGCGTCACCTATGAGGCGTTCAACACCTCAGGCGGGCTTGGCACGCTGGCCGAGACGCTGAAGGGCAAGGTGCGCACGCTGAACTACCGCACCATCCGCTATCCCGGCCATGCCGCCATCATGAAGGCGCTGCTCAACGATCTTGGGCTGCGCCATCGCCGCGACGTGCTGAAGGACATTTTCGAAAGTGCCCTGCCGGCGACGCTGCAGGACGTGGTGATCGTCTTCGTCACCGTCTCCGGCCGCCGCAACGGCCGCCTGCTGCAGGAAACCTACGCCAACAAGATCTACTCGCAGCGCGTCGGCAACCAGGTCCGCAGCGCCATCCAGATCACCACGGCGTCCGGCATCTGTGCCGTGCTCGACATGCTGGCCGACGGCAGCCTGCCGGCCACCGGCTTCGTCAAGCAGGAGGACATCGCGCTGGATGCGTTTCTGGCGAACCGTTTTGGACGGGCTTATGCCCAGCACGAGATGGTGAGCCGGCTCGCGAGCTGA
- a CDS encoding ISAs1 family transposase — translation MTAITSLESYFGTVPDPRAANATHRLGDLIVMMIAASLCGATSATEFSLFAQERKQALSRLIDYEEAPSHDTFSRLLRLLDPEALGRAFAAFAAGFAQARQGVVALDGKALRRAYEKGLAASPPLTVSAFASQTRLCLAAVSPGDEDNEVEAALKVVELIDLTGRLVTADALHCHTRMAKAIIQRGGDYLLALKRNRRHWLARANQQLAQTTPAVTERTETSHGRNEWRQAEVVVAAEPMMPGHKAFIRITSRRDQAEPLTRLFMASTLLSPQQAIDLTRAHWQIENALHWMLDVHLHEDLSRARKDNAPANTALINRIARNILQAADIDKVPISHRIKKCAWNDDYLIQAIAHMR, via the coding sequence GTGACTGCCATTACCAGCCTTGAGAGCTATTTCGGTACGGTGCCTGATCCGCGCGCGGCCAACGCCACACATCGGCTTGGCGACCTGATCGTGATGATGATCGCTGCGAGCCTGTGTGGCGCGACCAGCGCAACGGAGTTTTCGTTGTTCGCGCAAGAGCGCAAACAGGCGCTGTCGCGCTTGATCGACTATGAGGAGGCGCCTAGCCACGACACCTTCTCGCGGCTGTTGCGCCTGCTCGATCCGGAGGCCTTGGGACGGGCGTTCGCCGCCTTTGCCGCAGGCTTTGCCCAGGCACGTCAGGGTGTGGTCGCACTTGATGGCAAGGCGCTGCGGCGGGCCTATGAGAAAGGCCTTGCGGCCAGCCCGCCCCTGACGGTGTCGGCCTTTGCCAGCCAGACGCGGCTGTGTTTGGCGGCGGTCTCGCCCGGCGACGAAGACAATGAGGTCGAGGCTGCCCTCAAGGTCGTCGAACTCATTGATCTTACTGGCCGATTGGTCACGGCCGATGCCCTCCACTGCCACACGCGCATGGCCAAGGCCATCATTCAGCGCGGCGGCGACTATCTGCTCGCACTCAAGAGAAACCGCCGGCATTGGTTGGCTCGGGCCAATCAACAACTGGCCCAGACCACTCCCGCCGTCACTGAGCGGACCGAGACCAGCCATGGCCGCAACGAATGGCGGCAGGCAGAGGTCGTGGTGGCGGCTGAACCAATGATGCCGGGGCACAAGGCCTTCATCCGCATCACCAGCCGGCGCGATCAGGCCGAGCCGCTGACGCGCCTGTTCATGGCCTCAACGCTGCTGTCGCCACAGCAGGCGATCGACCTCACCAGAGCCCATTGGCAGATCGAGAACGCACTGCACTGGATGCTCGACGTTCATCTGCACGAGGACCTCAGTCGTGCCCGCAAGGACAACGCTCCCGCCAACACCGCCCTCATCAACCGCATCGCCAGAAATATCCTTCAGGCCGCCGACATCGACAAAGTCCCCATTAGCCACCGCATCAAGAAATGCGCTTGGAATGACGACTATCTCATCCAGGCAATCGCTCATATGCGATAG
- the lpdA gene encoding dihydrolipoyl dehydrogenase: protein MKEISCKLLVIGAGPGGYVCAIRAGQLGVDTVIVEAGKPGGTCLNVGCIPSKALIHAAEEFEKVAHMAGGKSPLGISVSAPVLDLGKTVAWKDGIVSRLNSGVAGLLKKAGVKTVHGWATFRDGKTVEVETETGSQVIRAETIVIATGSAPVELSFLPFGGPVISSTDALALSAVPKKLAVVGGGYIGLELGMAFAKMGADVTVVEALPRVLAQYDAELTRPVVKRLAALGIEVMTGAKAKGLSTKGDALLVETADGKNAKVAADKILVTVGRKPVTEGWGLDQIDLDMAGKFIKIDDQCRSSMRGIFAIGDVTGEPMLAHRAMAQGEMVAEIVAGHKRSWDKRSIPAVCFTDPELVTAGLSPEEAKAQGEIKIGLFPFAANGRAMTKLGEDGFVRVVARADNHLVLGIQAVGQGVSELAASFGLALEMGARLEDIAGTIHAHPTQGEGFQEAALKALGHALHI from the coding sequence ATGAAAGAAATCTCCTGCAAGCTGCTCGTCATCGGCGCCGGTCCGGGCGGTTATGTCTGCGCCATCCGTGCCGGCCAGCTCGGCGTCGACACGGTGATCGTCGAAGCCGGCAAACCGGGCGGCACCTGCCTCAATGTCGGCTGCATCCCCTCCAAGGCGCTGATCCATGCGGCGGAGGAGTTCGAGAAGGTCGCGCACATGGCCGGCGGCAAGAGCCCGCTCGGCATTTCGGTCTCGGCACCCGTGCTCGACCTCGGCAAAACCGTCGCCTGGAAGGACGGCATCGTCAGCCGGCTCAACAGCGGCGTCGCTGGTCTGTTGAAGAAGGCCGGGGTGAAGACGGTTCATGGCTGGGCGACGTTCCGTGACGGCAAGACCGTCGAGGTCGAGACCGAGACGGGAAGCCAGGTGATCCGAGCCGAAACGATCGTCATCGCCACCGGCTCGGCGCCGGTCGAATTGTCGTTCCTGCCCTTTGGCGGTCCTGTGATCTCGTCCACCGATGCGCTGGCTTTGAGTGCGGTCCCCAAGAAACTTGCGGTGGTCGGCGGCGGCTATATCGGGCTTGAGCTTGGCATGGCCTTTGCCAAGATGGGCGCCGACGTCACCGTGGTCGAGGCCTTGCCACGCGTGCTGGCGCAGTATGATGCCGAGCTGACCCGGCCGGTGGTCAAGCGGCTCGCCGCGCTCGGTATCGAGGTGATGACAGGGGCCAAGGCCAAGGGATTGTCGACCAAGGGCGACGCGCTGCTGGTCGAGACCGCGGACGGCAAGAATGCCAAGGTCGCCGCCGACAAGATCCTGGTGACAGTCGGACGCAAGCCGGTGACGGAGGGCTGGGGCCTCGACCAGATCGACCTCGATATGGCAGGCAAATTCATCAAGATCGACGACCAGTGCCGCAGCTCGATGCGCGGCATTTTTGCCATCGGCGACGTCACCGGCGAGCCGATGCTGGCGCATCGGGCGATGGCGCAAGGCGAAATGGTCGCCGAGATCGTCGCCGGCCACAAGCGCAGCTGGGACAAGCGTTCAATCCCCGCCGTCTGCTTCACCGATCCGGAACTGGTGACGGCGGGGCTGTCGCCGGAAGAGGCCAAGGCTCAGGGTGAGATCAAGATCGGGCTGTTCCCGTTCGCCGCCAATGGGCGGGCGATGACGAAGCTCGGCGAAGATGGTTTCGTCCGCGTCGTGGCGCGGGCGGACAACCATCTGGTGCTCGGCATCCAGGCGGTCGGGCAGGGCGTGTCGGAGCTGGCGGCGTCGTTTGGCCTGGCGCTTGAGATGGGCGCGCGGCTGGAGGATATCGCCGGAACCATCCATGCGCATCCGACGCAGGGCGAGGGATTCCAGGAAGCGGCGCTGAAGGCGCTCGGGCACGCGCTGCATATTTGA
- a CDS encoding dihydrolipoamide acetyltransferase family protein has product MGEHIIKLPDVGEGVAEAELVEWHVKIGDIVREDTVLAAVMTDKATVEIPSPVDGEILWLGAEIGDTVAIGSPIVRLKVAGEGNVKPQSGEVEAVAAEPPTKLPTPKPESAAPSAKAPPKVAAPETKSAPAVSKSTGRPSVSGAPRPEGEKPLASPAVRLRAREAGIDLRQVAGSGPAGRIGHEDIEAFLARGPQVAKASGLARNDAVEDIKVVGLRRKIAEKMTLSKSRIPHITYVEEIDVTALEDLRAALNKEKRADRPKLTLLPFLMRAMVKAIADQPQLNSLFDDEAGIIHQHGGIHIGIAAQTPSGLVVPVVKHAEARDIWDCGAEVNRLAEAAKSGTATRDELSGSTITITSLGAMGGIATTPVINHPEVAIIGVNKMMVRPMWDGTQFIPRKMMNLSSSFDHRVIDGWDAAVFVQRIKALLETPALIFVD; this is encoded by the coding sequence ATGGGCGAGCACATCATCAAGCTGCCCGATGTCGGCGAGGGTGTCGCCGAGGCCGAACTGGTCGAATGGCACGTCAAGATCGGCGACATTGTGCGCGAGGACACGGTGCTTGCCGCCGTCATGACCGACAAGGCGACGGTCGAGATTCCGTCGCCGGTCGATGGCGAGATCCTGTGGCTGGGCGCCGAGATCGGCGACACCGTTGCGATCGGTTCGCCGATCGTGCGGCTGAAAGTGGCGGGTGAGGGCAATGTAAAGCCGCAGAGTGGTGAGGTGGAAGCGGTGGCTGCCGAACCGCCGACCAAGCTTCCGACGCCGAAGCCCGAGAGCGCCGCGCCGAGCGCGAAGGCCCCGCCAAAGGTCGCTGCTCCGGAGACGAAATCCGCCCCGGCCGTCTCGAAAAGCACCGGACGTCCGTCCGTCTCCGGCGCCCCGCGCCCGGAGGGTGAAAAGCCGTTGGCGTCGCCTGCCGTGCGGCTACGGGCGAGAGAAGCCGGCATCGATCTGAGGCAAGTCGCGGGAAGTGGCCCGGCCGGGCGCATCGGCCATGAGGACATCGAGGCGTTCCTGGCACGCGGCCCGCAGGTCGCCAAGGCATCGGGCCTCGCCCGCAACGATGCCGTCGAGGACATCAAAGTGGTGGGCTTGCGGCGCAAGATCGCCGAGAAGATGACGCTGTCCAAGTCGCGCATCCCGCACATCACCTATGTCGAGGAGATCGACGTCACCGCGCTCGAAGACTTGCGCGCCGCGCTCAACAAGGAGAAGCGGGCCGACAGGCCGAAGCTGACGCTGCTGCCGTTCCTGATGCGGGCGATGGTCAAGGCGATCGCGGACCAGCCCCAGCTCAATTCGCTGTTCGACGACGAGGCCGGCATCATCCACCAGCATGGCGGCATTCATATCGGCATCGCCGCGCAGACGCCGTCAGGGCTGGTGGTGCCTGTCGTCAAGCATGCTGAGGCGCGCGACATCTGGGATTGCGGCGCCGAGGTCAACAGGCTGGCCGAGGCCGCCAAGTCCGGCACGGCGACACGTGACGAGCTGTCCGGCTCGACCATCACCATCACCTCGCTCGGCGCCATGGGCGGCATCGCGACCACGCCGGTCATCAACCATCCGGAAGTGGCGATCATCGGCGTCAACAAGATGATGGTGCGGCCGATGTGGGACGGCACGCAGTTCATCCCACGCAAGATGATGAACCTGTCGTCGAGCTTCGACCACCGGGTGATCGACGGCTGGGACGCCGCGGTGTTCGTGCAGCGCATCAAGGCGCTGCTGGAAACGCCGGCGCTGATTTTCGTGGATTGA
- a CDS encoding alpha-ketoacid dehydrogenase subunit beta: MPRRTMIEAIRDAMDVSMGRDEKVVVFGEDVGFFGGVFRCTQGLQAKYGKSRCFDAPINESGIVGSAIGMAAYGLKPCVEIQFADYMYPAYDQLTQEAARLRYRSNGDFTCPIVVRMPTGGGIFGGQTHSQSPEALFTHVSGLKTVVPSNPHDAKGLLIAAIEDPDPVIFLEPKRLYNGPFDGHHDRPVTPWSKHELGEVADGHYTVPLGKAAIRRAGSAITVLAYGTMVYVAQAAAEETGIDAEIIDLRTLLPLDLDAIVASVKKTGRCVVVHEATLTSGFGAELSALVQENCFYHLEAPVARVAGWDTPYPHAQEWDYFPGPARVGRALIETMEA, from the coding sequence ATGCCAAGACGGACCATGATCGAGGCCATTCGTGATGCCATGGATGTGTCGATGGGGCGCGACGAGAAAGTCGTCGTCTTCGGCGAGGATGTCGGCTTCTTCGGCGGCGTTTTCCGTTGCACGCAGGGCCTGCAGGCCAAATACGGCAAGAGCCGCTGCTTCGACGCGCCGATCAACGAATCCGGCATTGTCGGCTCGGCCATCGGCATGGCTGCCTACGGGCTGAAACCCTGCGTGGAAATTCAATTTGCCGACTATATGTATCCGGCCTATGACCAGCTGACCCAGGAAGCAGCGCGCCTGCGCTACCGCTCGAACGGCGATTTCACCTGCCCGATCGTGGTGCGCATGCCGACCGGCGGCGGCATTTTTGGCGGCCAGACGCACAGCCAGAGCCCGGAAGCTTTGTTCACCCACGTCTCCGGCTTGAAGACGGTGGTGCCGTCCAATCCGCATGATGCCAAGGGGCTCTTGATCGCGGCGATCGAGGATCCCGATCCGGTCATTTTTCTCGAGCCGAAACGGCTCTACAACGGTCCGTTCGACGGCCATCACGACCGGCCAGTGACGCCCTGGTCGAAGCATGAGCTCGGCGAAGTCGCGGATGGTCACTACACCGTGCCGCTCGGCAAGGCGGCGATCCGCCGGGCCGGCTCGGCGATCACCGTGCTCGCCTATGGCACCATGGTCTATGTCGCGCAGGCCGCGGCCGAAGAGACCGGCATCGATGCCGAGATCATCGATCTGAGGACGCTCTTGCCGCTCGACCTCGACGCCATCGTTGCGTCGGTGAAGAAGACCGGGCGCTGCGTCGTCGTGCATGAGGCGACGCTGACTTCCGGCTTTGGCGCCGAGCTGTCGGCGCTGGTGCAGGAAAACTGTTTTTATCATCTGGAAGCGCCGGTGGCGCGGGTCGCCGGTTGGGACACGCCCTATCCGCATGCGCAGGAGTGGGACTATTTTCCGGGGCCCGCCCGCGTCGGTCGCGCCCTCATAGAAACCATGGAGGCCTGA
- a CDS encoding ISAs1 family transposase, whose product MTAITSLESYFGTVPDPRAANATHRLGDLIVMMIAASLCGATSATEFSLFAQERKQALSRLIDYEEAPSHDTFSRLLRLLDPEALGRAFAAFAAGFAQARQGVVALDGKALRRAYEKGLAASPPLTVSAFASQTRLCLAAVSPGDEDNEVEAALKVVELIDLTGRLVTADALHCHTRMAKAIIQRGGDYLLALKGNRRHWLARANQQLAQTTPAVTERPETSHGRNEWRQAEVVVAAEPMMPGHKAFIRITSRRDQAEPLTRLFMASTLLSPQQAIDLTRAHWQIENALHWMLDVHLHEDLSRARKDNAPANTALINRIARNILQAADIDKVPISHRIKKCAWNDDYLIQAIAHMR is encoded by the coding sequence GTGACTGCCATTACCAGCCTTGAGAGCTATTTCGGTACGGTGCCTGATCCGCGCGCGGCCAACGCCACACATCGGCTTGGCGACCTGATCGTGATGATGATCGCTGCGAGCCTGTGTGGCGCGACCAGCGCAACGGAGTTTTCGTTGTTCGCGCAAGAGCGCAAACAGGCGCTGTCGCGCTTGATCGACTATGAGGAGGCGCCTAGCCACGACACCTTCTCGCGGCTGTTGCGCCTGCTCGATCCGGAGGCCTTGGGACGGGCGTTCGCCGCCTTTGCCGCAGGCTTTGCCCAGGCACGTCAGGGTGTGGTCGCACTTGATGGCAAGGCGCTGCGGCGGGCCTATGAGAAAGGCCTTGCGGCCAGCCCGCCCCTGACGGTGTCGGCCTTTGCCAGCCAGACGCGGCTGTGTTTGGCGGCGGTCTCGCCCGGCGACGAAGACAATGAGGTCGAGGCTGCCCTCAAGGTCGTCGAACTCATTGATCTTACTGGCCGATTGGTCACGGCCGATGCCCTCCACTGCCACACGCGCATGGCCAAGGCCATCATTCAGCGCGGCGGCGACTATCTGCTCGCACTCAAGGGAAACCGCCGGCATTGGTTGGCTCGGGCCAATCAACAACTGGCCCAGACCACTCCCGCCGTCACTGAGCGGCCCGAGACCAGCCATGGCCGCAACGAATGGCGGCAGGCAGAGGTCGTGGTGGCGGCTGAACCAATGATGCCGGGGCACAAGGCCTTCATCCGCATCACCAGCCGGCGCGATCAGGCCGAGCCGCTGACGCGCCTGTTCATGGCCTCAACGCTGCTGTCGCCACAGCAGGCGATCGACCTCACCAGAGCCCATTGGCAGATCGAGAACGCACTGCACTGGATGCTCGACGTTCATCTGCACGAGGACCTCAGTCGTGCCCGCAAGGACAACGCTCCCGCCAACACCGCCCTCATCAACCGCATCGCCAGAAATATCCTTCAGGCCGCCGACATCGACAAAGTCCCCATTAGCCACCGCATCAAGAAATGCGCTTGGAATGACGACTATCTCATCCAGGCAATCGCTCATATGCGATAG
- the holA gene encoding DNA polymerase III subunit delta: MAQKKAFEVDSWLARPDPRISIVLLYGPDRGLVSERAKAFAEKTGLPLDDPFSVVRLEGSEVDRDEGRLLDEARTVPMFSDRRLLWVRNATGQKALAEDVKALTAEPARDAIILIEAGDLKKGVGLRAVVEGADNAMALPCYADEARDIDTVIDDELRKAGISMTLEARQALRRNLGGDRLASRGEIEKLILYAHGQKEIGLEEVRAMSGDVSGASFDDAVDALLEGKVGDFDTAFTRHCQSGGPPFLVLSSAMRQLQQIQVMRVQMDSAGRNAASVVAGARPPVFFSRRKLVEKALERWSSDALSRALTRLQTAVLQTRKRPDLSVALARQALLGIAVESARLGQR; encoded by the coding sequence ATGGCACAGAAGAAAGCTTTCGAGGTCGATTCCTGGCTCGCGCGGCCCGATCCGCGTATCTCGATCGTCCTGCTCTACGGCCCCGATCGCGGGCTTGTTTCCGAGCGCGCAAAGGCCTTTGCCGAAAAGACCGGCCTGCCGCTCGACGATCCGTTCTCCGTGGTTCGGCTCGAGGGTTCGGAGGTCGATCGCGACGAGGGCCGCCTGCTCGATGAAGCCCGCACCGTGCCGATGTTTTCAGATCGTCGGCTGCTCTGGGTGCGCAACGCCACTGGCCAGAAGGCGCTGGCCGAGGACGTCAAGGCGCTGACAGCGGAGCCGGCACGGGATGCCATCATCCTGATCGAGGCCGGTGACCTGAAGAAAGGTGTCGGCCTGCGCGCCGTGGTCGAGGGCGCGGACAACGCCATGGCGCTGCCTTGCTACGCCGACGAGGCCCGCGACATCGACACGGTCATCGACGATGAGCTGCGCAAGGCCGGCATATCGATGACGTTGGAGGCCAGACAAGCGCTGCGCCGCAATCTCGGCGGCGACCGGCTGGCCTCGCGCGGCGAGATCGAAAAGCTCATCCTTTACGCCCACGGCCAGAAGGAGATCGGGCTGGAAGAGGTGAGAGCGATGTCAGGCGACGTGTCCGGCGCCTCGTTCGACGACGCCGTCGACGCGCTGCTCGAAGGCAAGGTCGGCGACTTCGACACCGCCTTCACCCGCCACTGCCAGTCCGGCGGCCCGCCCTTCCTGGTGCTGTCCTCGGCCATGCGGCAGTTGCAGCAGATCCAGGTCATGCGCGTCCAGATGGACTCTGCCGGCCGCAATGCCGCTTCGGTCGTTGCCGGCGCGCGCCCGCCGGTTTTCTTTTCGCGGCGCAAGCTGGTGGAGAAGGCGTTGGAGCGCTGGAGCAGCGACGCGCTCAGCCGCGCGCTGACCCGGCTGCAAACCGCGGTGCTGCAGACCCGCAAACGGCCCGATCTGTCCGTCGCGCTGGCGCGTCAGGCGCTGCTCGGCATTGCGGTGGAAAGCGCGAGGCTGGGGCAAAGGTAG
- a CDS encoding DUF2182 domain-containing protein gives MGVVAFAGAAGAEMLAGHVGLSTAAAARIGGALLMIAGAYQLSPLKDLCLAKCRTPIGFILTSWRDGYWGAVRMGLEHGLFCLGCCWLLFFALFPLGIMNVAAMAVVTLLIFAEKTLPSGDRIAKVSGVAMLLYGAAVLVFPQALPTFQPAGAMMMN, from the coding sequence ATGGGGGTTGTCGCCTTTGCCGGTGCGGCGGGTGCGGAGATGCTTGCCGGGCATGTGGGATTGTCGACGGCGGCGGCCGCGCGCATCGGCGGCGCGCTGCTGATGATTGCCGGCGCCTATCAACTCTCGCCGCTGAAGGATCTGTGTCTGGCCAAATGCCGCACGCCGATCGGCTTCATCCTGACCTCATGGCGCGATGGTTACTGGGGCGCGGTTCGCATGGGCCTGGAGCATGGACTTTTCTGCCTGGGCTGCTGCTGGCTTTTGTTCTTCGCCCTGTTTCCGCTCGGGATCATGAACGTCGCCGCCATGGCCGTGGTCACCTTGCTGATCTTTGCGGAAAAGACCCTGCCGTCGGGAGATAGGATCGCAAAGGTGTCGGGTGTCGCAATGCTGCTTTACGGCGCGGCGGTGCTGGTCTTTCCGCAGGCGCTGCCAACCTTCCAGCCGGCGGGCGCCATGATGATGAATTGA
- a CDS encoding DUF2182 domain-containing protein encodes MAQTLQRYIILALLIAIAAAAWTLLVRQRMGMDADMRMDMQALTMGMQAPLFLAVWMIMMIAMMFPTAAPMILTFHRVQAGKQGRGETFVSSWVFVAGYMLVWG; translated from the coding sequence ATGGCGCAAACGTTGCAGCGATACATCATTCTCGCGCTGCTGATCGCGATCGCCGCGGCGGCATGGACCCTGCTTGTCCGGCAGCGGATGGGCATGGACGCCGACATGCGCATGGACATGCAAGCGCTCACCATGGGCATGCAGGCGCCGCTGTTTCTTGCCGTCTGGATGATCATGATGATTGCCATGATGTTTCCGACGGCGGCGCCGATGATCCTGACGTTTCACCGGGTCCAGGCCGGCAAACAGGGCCGGGGCGAGACCTTTGTCTCGAGCTGGGTGTTCGTCGCCGGGTACATGTTGGTTTGGGGGTGA
- a CDS encoding DUF1326 domain-containing protein, with protein MAVRWQLSGSYFENCSCDVVCPCLLSTNAQLTSKPTKGVCDVGLVFHIDTGNYGDVRLDGLSVAMVAHTPGPMADGNWTAAAYIDERADDRQTEALGAIFTGAAGGPMAVLAPMIGTNLGAKKVPIDYRIDGKKRSAEIAGVMHMAVEPLPTMREDGQMWAATGHPVNPDWLALAMGSQGSTFSDHGMSWDNSRRNGHYAPINWSGQQ; from the coding sequence ATGGCAGTCCGTTGGCAATTGTCCGGAAGCTACTTCGAAAATTGCAGCTGCGATGTCGTCTGTCCCTGCCTACTGTCCACCAATGCGCAGCTGACATCGAAGCCGACGAAAGGCGTTTGCGACGTCGGTCTGGTCTTTCATATCGATACGGGCAATTACGGCGACGTCCGATTGGATGGGCTCAGTGTCGCGATGGTCGCTCACACGCCGGGTCCGATGGCGGACGGCAATTGGACGGCCGCCGCCTATATCGACGAACGGGCCGATGACAGGCAAACCGAGGCGCTGGGTGCCATCTTTACTGGTGCCGCGGGCGGCCCGATGGCGGTGCTGGCACCCATGATCGGCACGAACCTCGGCGCCAAGAAGGTGCCGATAGACTACCGGATAGACGGCAAGAAGCGGTCGGCCGAGATTGCGGGCGTCATGCATATGGCGGTCGAGCCGCTGCCGACCATGCGCGAGGACGGGCAGATGTGGGCGGCCACCGGCCATCCCGTCAATCCCGACTGGCTCGCTCTGGCGATGGGGTCGCAAGGCAGCACATTCAGCGACCATGGCATGAGCTGGGACAATTCCCGCCGCAACGGACATTACGCCCCGATCAACTGGTCCGGCCAGCAGTAA